Sequence from the Thermococcus nautili genome:
CTTCAGCGAGAGGCCTGTAGAAGTTTCTCCTCATGCTGAGGTTGTAGTCCTCGGTGACTGGGTTACCTGACTGATAGGTGTCTGTAACTGGAACCTTCCTGGCCTTGGCTCCGTAGATGAATATGAGTCCCGCTATTGCAAGGCCGAGGGTCAGGATTACGGTGACGAGGAGGGCGTTGTAGGTTCCAGTTGGGGTTACGAGCTTGAAGTAGTCACCGCCGACGGGAATGTGGATTTGGAAGAGAGAGTACATTATGTCATCAATGAACTTCACCACGAGGCCCGGGGCGATACCGAAGACGAGGTTCGGGATAGCCAGTATCGCCATGCCTATGAGGAGCGGGAGCGGTGCTTCCTTGACGTCCTCAAGGTCGCTCGGTCTCTGGCCGAACCAGACCGCGTAGAGGAACCTGACGACGTAGGCGAAAGCGAGACCGCTTCCAAGGAATATCGCGCCCGCGACCAGTGGCATGTGGGCGCTTATGGCAGCTTCGTAGAGGAGCCACTTGCTGGCGAAACCTGCCATCGGCGGGATTCCGGCGAGGCTGAGGACTGCTATGAGGGCCATCGCGAAGGTTATCGGCATCTTCTCCGCCAGACCGCCGAAGTCCTCGAACTTGGTCTTACCGGTTCTCAGGATAAGCGCCGCGACGACGAGCCAGAACAGGCCCTTGAAGACCGCGTGGCTGAGGACGTGGAAGAGGGCTCCAACGAATCCAAGTGAGGTGCCAATACCGAGACCTAGGAGGATGTAGCCGACTTGGCTGATTGACGAGTAGGCGAAGAGCTTCCTGATGTCCTCCTGAAGGACTGCGAGGAAGCCAGCGACGACGACTGTTATCGCGCCGAGCCATGCTATGATGTACCCAAACACGAGATGGCCGTGCCAGACTCCAAGGGCGTAGTAGAGCTTGGCACCCATCAGGATGTAGATGAGCAGGAAACCATAGGCTCCGGCCTTGCTGAGGGCTCCGCTGAAGAAGGTAGTGTAGCTCTGGTCAACCTTGCTGTAGGCGCCGGGTGCCCAGACGTGGAGTGGAACGGCACCTGCCTTGACGCCGAAGGCCGTCAGGAACAGCAGGAACACGAGAGCTGTGAGACCCTTGCTCATGCTTCCGAGCATTGCGTCCATGTAGAGCGCCTGCCTGATTGCCCCGAAGTCGAGCGCTCCGGTCTTTGCGTAGAGTATACCAATCGCTATGAGCATCGCGTAGGCACCGATGACGCTGAGCACGAAGTACTTGAGGGACTCGTGTCTGTTCCTCTTAAGCACCATCATGAAGCTCGCGAAGGTCATGAGCTCCCAGAACAGGAAGAAGCCCACGAAGTCCTGGCTGAGGAAGACTCCCAGCACTCCGGTGTAGCTCATGAGGGCGAAGAGCCACTCGTAGGAGCTCCTTGAGGTGCTGGCCATTCCAAAGGCCATCGCAACGCCGACGAGCGAAGCCACCGCCGCGAAGTACCAGGTGATTGTGTTGAGCTGGAAGAGCAGCTTAAAGCCGCCAATCGTTATAGTGTGGGTCACGGTTTCGGGGTTGCTACCAGCTATCGTTGAGTAGTACTTGGCGAGTATCCCAAGGGGAACCGCTGCACCAAGGATTCCAACAATCTCGCGTATTCCCCTGATGTCAAGGGCCCAGGCTATGAAGCCAGCCACCAGAGGTGCGAAGAGCATTATCATGAGCTCGTTCATGCTCCCACCCCCATCAGCGGGACGTTCTTAATGTACTGGGCGACGTTGAAGATGTCGCTTCCGGCCTTCTGGGAGACGCTCCAGAGGTAGTTCGGGTAGACGCCTATTGCTATTACGAGCACCACCAGAAGGACGACTATGGCCATCAGAGGCACGCTCTCCGAAATCCTCTCGCCCTCTCCCTCGAACCAGATGGCGTGAATCAGCCTGAAGTAATAGACCGCCTCCACGACGCTGGCCGCGAGGACGAGGAAGGCCGCCCAGGTGTAGCCGACTTCAATGGTCGCCAGGATTATCCTGAGCTTGCTCCAGAATATGTTGAACAGCGGTATTCCCACGGCCGCCATTGCTCCTACCGTTATTCCGAAGGCGGTAACCGGCATCCTCCTGCCGAGTCCGCGGAAGTTCTCAATCTCGGCCCCTCCAAGCTGTACGGCAACGTAGCCAACGCCGAGGAACAGGAGAACCTTCACTATCGCGTGGTTGACCATCTGGAACACTCCAGCGTCAACGCCCGCCTGGGTTCCGAGGGCGAAGGCGAGCGCTATGAGTCCGACCTGGCTGATTGACGAGTAGGCTATCATTCTCTTGACGTTCCTCTGCCTCAACGCCGAGAACTCCGCCACGACGACGGTGAGGGTGGCCATCACTACGAGGAGCCTGAGGACGTTGTGCCAGGTTCCGACCGAGCTCATGAGGTAGAGAACCCTGGCCATCGCGTAGAGGCCGGCCTTGACGACGAAGGCCGAGAACATGGCCGTTACCGGGTGCGGTGCGGCCTGGTATGCATCGGGCGCCCAGGCGTTGAGCGGGAAGAGCTCCGCCTCGACGGCAAGGCCAAAGATTATGAGAGCCAGTCCGACCTGGGCAACGGTCGGGTTGATGTGGCCGGCGAGCTGGGCTATCTGGGCCATGTTGAGTGTTCCGGTGGCGCCGTAGATTAGCGCGACGCCGATTAGGAAGAAGCTCGAACCGATTCCTCCGAGAATCATGTACTTGAGCGAGGCTTCAGCAGCTTCGCCGGTCTTGTTGTAAGCCGTCAGCGCGTAGGCCGTTATGGCGGTTATCTCCATGAAGACGAAGAGGTTGAAGATGTCACCGGTCGCTATCATTCCAGTGGCTCCGAGCATCAGCAGGAGGAACAGCATGGCGTACTTGTCTATGGGCTCAACATCGATTGCCTTGAAGTTGAATACCGCCATGAGGAAGCTCGCTAAGGCCACTATGAGCACGAAGAGCGAGGCGAAGTAGCCAAGGTAGAGGTTAATTCCGACCGGGGGCTTCCAGCCACCTGCGATGACGATTATAGGCTTTCCTGTTGAGTAAACCTCCTGGAAGACCCACGCCGCTATCCCGGTCTGTATCGCGGTGATTATCAGCACGTAGGTCTTTATCGCCTTCTTCCCGAGCCCCTTAATCAGGGGAACGAAGAAGGCACCGAGGAGAGGTAATGCTATGAGGAGTGAAGCGTACTGCCCGTTCATCCTCTCAACCTCCTTATCTCCTCAATGTTGAGGGTTCCGTAACGCTTGTAGAGGACTATAACCGCGCTGAGGGCCATAGCGGTTGTGGCAACGCCTATGACTATCGCCGTCAGAACGAGCGCCTGCGGAATCGGGTCAACGGCCTGGTTGGGCCCTATTCCCTCGCTCAGAATCGGCGCGCTCCTTCCGGAGATGTAGCCTATGCTGACGAGGAGCAGGTTAACGCCGGTTTCCATGATGCTGAGCCCAATGAGCATCTTGAGGATGTTCTTCTTGACGAGTATCGCGTAGAGGCCTATGAGCACGAGGGCAATCGCGCCGAAGTAGAATGCACTGATGTGTGGCACGCTCATTCGCTCACCTCCTCCTTGAGCATGTTGTCGATGATTCCGCTGAGCTCGGTGCCGACCTTGAGGCCTATGATGGTGTATATTATCGGTATGAAGCCACCGCTGAAGAGCCTGCCGATGTTGTCGTGTCCCCAGCCCCAGGTCTGCCATATCCAGTCGAAGAGGAAGTAACCGCCTATCGCGAGGCCTATGAGGCCGACGATGACGTAGCCCATTCCAACGAGCCCCTCGGTCTTCTCAAAGGCCTTGTGCGGAATCTCATACATGGTGAATGCCATGTAGAGCAGCAGGAACGCCGTCGCTATGGTGGCTCCTCCCGGGAAACCTCCACCCGGGGTCAGGTGTCCGTGGATGAAGATGTAGGCGCCGAAGAGTATCACGAAGGGGACGAGGAGCCTTGTTCCTGTGGTGAGAACGATTGAGCCCTCGGTCTTCGCGGTTCTCCTCTTCTTCCTCTCCCAGAGAAGCGCTCCAACACCG
This genomic interval carries:
- a CDS encoding proton-conducting transporter transmembrane domain-containing protein, producing MNELMIMLFAPLVAGFIAWALDIRGIREIVGILGAAVPLGILAKYYSTIAGSNPETVTHTITIGGFKLLFQLNTITWYFAAVASLVGVAMAFGMASTSRSSYEWLFALMSYTGVLGVFLSQDFVGFFLFWELMTFASFMMVLKRNRHESLKYFVLSVIGAYAMLIAIGILYAKTGALDFGAIRQALYMDAMLGSMSKGLTALVFLLFLTAFGVKAGAVPLHVWAPGAYSKVDQSYTTFFSGALSKAGAYGFLLIYILMGAKLYYALGVWHGHLVFGYIIAWLGAITVVVAGFLAVLQEDIRKLFAYSSISQVGYILLGLGIGTSLGFVGALFHVLSHAVFKGLFWLVVAALILRTGKTKFEDFGGLAEKMPITFAMALIAVLSLAGIPPMAGFASKWLLYEAAISAHMPLVAGAIFLGSGLAFAYVVRFLYAVWFGQRPSDLEDVKEAPLPLLIGMAILAIPNLVFGIAPGLVVKFIDDIMYSLFQIHIPVGGDYFKLVTPTGTYNALLVTVILTLGLAIAGLIFIYGAKARKVPVTDTYQSGNPVTEDYNLSMRRNFYRPLAEALDFWLKYSWDRFYERLAGMFEDFADSLREGFYNGNVQSYAWYLAVVLLILALWGVL
- a CDS encoding proton-conducting transporter transmembrane domain-containing protein — encoded protein: MNGQYASLLIALPLLGAFFVPLIKGLGKKAIKTYVLIITAIQTGIAAWVFQEVYSTGKPIIVIAGGWKPPVGINLYLGYFASLFVLIVALASFLMAVFNFKAIDVEPIDKYAMLFLLLMLGATGMIATGDIFNLFVFMEITAITAYALTAYNKTGEAAEASLKYMILGGIGSSFFLIGVALIYGATGTLNMAQIAQLAGHINPTVAQVGLALIIFGLAVEAELFPLNAWAPDAYQAAPHPVTAMFSAFVVKAGLYAMARVLYLMSSVGTWHNVLRLLVVMATLTVVVAEFSALRQRNVKRMIAYSSISQVGLIALAFALGTQAGVDAGVFQMVNHAIVKVLLFLGVGYVAVQLGGAEIENFRGLGRRMPVTAFGITVGAMAAVGIPLFNIFWSKLRIILATIEVGYTWAAFLVLAASVVEAVYYFRLIHAIWFEGEGERISESVPLMAIVVLLVVLVIAIGVYPNYLWSVSQKAGSDIFNVAQYIKNVPLMGVGA
- a CDS encoding NADH-quinone oxidoreductase subunit K; this translates as MSVPHISAFYFGAIALVLIGLYAILVKKNILKMLIGLSIMETGVNLLLVSIGYISGRSAPILSEGIGPNQAVDPIPQALVLTAIVIGVATTAMALSAVIVLYKRYGTLNIEEIRRLRG
- a CDS encoding Na(+)/H(+) antiporter subunit B, translating into MLKRGLAIITLLIIGYWLAQGLAGVPFGQDKMLVGQYYLDHVKEQTGSVNAVTAVVVNYRGFDTLGEVTVLFIASTGVGALLWERKKRRTAKTEGSIVLTTGTRLLVPFVILFGAYIFIHGHLTPGGGFPGGATIATAFLLLYMAFTMYEIPHKAFEKTEGLVGMGYVIVGLIGLAIGGYFLFDWIWQTWGWGHDNIGRLFSGGFIPIIYTIIGLKVGTELSGIIDNMLKEEVSE